A genomic segment from Triticum dicoccoides isolate Atlit2015 ecotype Zavitan chromosome 1A, WEW_v2.0, whole genome shotgun sequence encodes:
- the LOC119276255 gene encoding uncharacterized protein LOC119276255 isoform X2, whose amino-acid sequence MEQEDDLSSSSSSSSSYACSFYAMRQCRICHEEEDESSAAMESPCACSGSLKYAHRGCVQRWCDEKGSTLCEICLQGFEPGYTVPPKKAPAVEVLVTASEDDDDEEEELDGHQGMQNAASDGPMDGPDPACCSWCRPLAITFTIILLVWHLIAVVTIKAAEHCAFSLLTMYILRAAGILLPLYAVMRVIRMIQHGRRQYRLHQLLEEQRRRNASRRSQEQQQLVISIQ is encoded by the exons ATGGAACAAGAAGACgacctctcttcttcttcttcttcttcttcctcctacgCCTGCTCTTTCTACGCCATGAGGCAGTGCCGGATTTGCcatgaggaggaggacgagagcTCCGCCGCAATGGAGTCTCCCTGCGCGTGCTCCGGCTCTCTCAAG TACGCGCACAGGGGGTGTGTGCAGAGGTGGTGCGACGAGAAGGGGAGCACCCTCTGCGAGATTTGTCTTCAG GGTTTCGAGCCAGGCTACACAGTCCCTCCCAAGAAAGCTCCGGCCGTTGAGGTGCTGGTTACTGCCAG cgaggacgatgatgatgaggaggaggagctggaTGGGCACCAGGGGATGCAGAATGCGGCGTCCGACGGACCGATGGACGGCCCGGATCCCGCCTGCTGCTCATGGTGCCGGCCGTTGGCGATAACA TTCACCATCATACTGCTGGTGTGGCATCTCATCGCCGTGGTGACCATCAAGGCCGCAGAGCACTGTGCCTTCAGCCTCCTCACG ATGTACATTCTTCGGGCCGCGGGGATCTTGCTGCCGCTCTACGCCGTCATGAGGGTGATCCGCATGATTCAGCACGGGCGGCGCCAGTACCGGTTGCATCAGCTGCTTGAG GAGCAAAGAAGAAGGAATGCATCCAGGCGTAGCCAGGAGCAGCAGCAGCTTGTAATTAGCATTCAATGA
- the LOC119276255 gene encoding uncharacterized protein LOC119276255 isoform X1 has translation MEQEDDLSSSSSSSSSYACSFYAMRQCRICHEEEDESSAAMESPCACSGSLKYAHRGCVQRWCDEKGSTLCEICLQGFEPGYTVPPKKAPAVEVLVTASEDDDDEEEELDGHQGMQNAASDGPMDGPDPACCSWCRPLAITVRAVAWLGTKLNQPHFCPLPDRSELSVTSVLISETSVHAVHHHTAGVASHRRGDHQGRRALCLQPPHDVHSSGRGDLAAALRRHEGDPHDSARAAPVPVASAA, from the exons ATGGAACAAGAAGACgacctctcttcttcttcttcttcttcttcctcctacgCCTGCTCTTTCTACGCCATGAGGCAGTGCCGGATTTGCcatgaggaggaggacgagagcTCCGCCGCAATGGAGTCTCCCTGCGCGTGCTCCGGCTCTCTCAAG TACGCGCACAGGGGGTGTGTGCAGAGGTGGTGCGACGAGAAGGGGAGCACCCTCTGCGAGATTTGTCTTCAG GGTTTCGAGCCAGGCTACACAGTCCCTCCCAAGAAAGCTCCGGCCGTTGAGGTGCTGGTTACTGCCAG cgaggacgatgatgatgaggaggaggagctggaTGGGCACCAGGGGATGCAGAATGCGGCGTCCGACGGACCGATGGACGGCCCGGATCCCGCCTGCTGCTCATGGTGCCGGCCGTTGGCGATAACAGTACGAGCTGTTGCCTGGCTTGGCACAAAACTGAACCAACCGCATTTCTGTCCGTTACCGGACAGGTCAGAGCTGTCTGTCACCTCGGTTCTGATCTCTGAAACTTCTGTGCACGCAGTTCACCATCATACTGCTGGTGTGGCATCTCATCGCCGTGGTGACCATCAAGGCCGCAGAGCACTGTGCCTTCAGCCTCCTCACG ATGTACATTCTTCGGGCCGCGGGGATCTTGCTGCCGCTCTACGCCGTCATGAGGGTGATCCGCATGATTCAGCACGGGCGGCGCCAGTACCGGTTGCATCAGCTGCTTGA